One stretch of Xiphophorus hellerii strain 12219 chromosome 21, Xiphophorus_hellerii-4.1, whole genome shotgun sequence DNA includes these proteins:
- the LOC116712168 gene encoding uncharacterized protein LOC116712168, whose product MMFVVSADLLPIRSVSTVHTAVSRRVPPRPAVLWASPPSGLHRRPAVAPQSADGSASPAAGAGDGRRRLRPAWRRSDSPVCPLGVQAAAVFTLSCCSVLTLVLEEDGTVVDSEEFFQALPSGAPLMVLDEGQTWFQSKVRPRKGRGPPPPADGGEPPGQSGLKVLVLPGRIAGTWREKIHREATSSQLEQGYTDCNTEGSGDLAPSGGSLRNCRPHCEQH is encoded by the coding sequence atgatgtttgttgtttctgctgacCTCCTCCCCATCAGGTCCGTGTCCACCGTCCACACTGCTGTGTCCCGCCGTGTCCCGCCGCGTCCTGCCGTCCTCTGGGCCTCGCCGCCATCGGGTCTGCACCGTCGGCCGGCGGTGGCGCCGCAGTCTGCTGACGGCTCCGCTTCCCCAGCTGCTGGAGCAGGTGACGGTCGGCGGCGGCTCCGTCCCGCCTGGAGACGCTCGGACTCACCGGTTTGTCCTCTTGGTGTCCAGGCGGCCGCGGTCTTCACGCTGTCCTGCTGCAGCGTCCtgactctggttctggaggaggACGGGACCGTGGTGGACTCGGAGGAGTTCTTCCAGGCGCTGCCCAGTGGCGCCCCGCTGATGGTGCTGGATGAGGGCCAGACGTGGTTCCAGAGCAAAGTGAGACCCAGAAAGGGTCGGGGTCCGCCGCCTCCAGCTGATGGAGGGGAACCTCCAGGACAGAGTGGactgaaggttctggttctgccggGTCGGATCGCTGGAACATGGAGGGAAAAGATCCACAGAGAGGCGACCAGCAGCCAGCTGGAGCAGGGCTACACAGACTGTAACACTGAAGGCAGCGGGGACctggcgccctctggtggctcCTTAAGGAACTGCAGGCCTCACTGTGAACAACACTGA